A single Phoenix dactylifera cultivar Barhee BC4 chromosome 1, palm_55x_up_171113_PBpolish2nd_filt_p, whole genome shotgun sequence DNA region contains:
- the LOC120104890 gene encoding protein PELPK1-like, with the protein MASNTSLSSLSIFIALLFLSNCQARHLLETPEVESLSHPTISTLPKPKLPLRPNVPTRPKPELPPVPEKPTVPELPPVPENPPVPEQPPVPENPPVPEQPPVPENPPGPELPPVPEKPPGPELPPVPEKPPGPELPPVPEKPPGPELPPVPEKPTMSKVELPPLPEVRKVELPPKRSIPSIPKVERAPMPSKPTVRP; encoded by the coding sequence ATGGCTTCAAACACTTCCCTCTCCTCCTTGTCCATCTTCATTGCACTCTTGTTCCTTAGCAACTGCCAAGCCCGCCATCTGTTGGAAACTCCAGAGGTGGAGTCCCTGTCGCATCCGACCATCTCAACACTTCCTAAGCCCAAGCTCCCACTGCGGCCCAACGTTCCGACTCGACCCAAGCCTGAGCTGCCACCAGTGCCGGAAAAGCCCACCGTGCCTGAGCTGCCACCAGTGCCGGAAAATCCCCCCGTGCCTGAGCAGCCACCAGTGCCGGAAAATCCCCCCGTGCCTGAACAGCCACCAGTGCCGGAAAATCCCCCCGGGCCTGAGCTGCCACCAGTGCCGGAAAAGCCCCCCGGGCCTGAGCTGCCACCAGTGCCGGAAAAGCCCCCCGGGCCTGAGCTGCCACCAGTGCCGGAAAAGCCCCCCGGGCCTGAGCTGCCACCAGTGCCGGAAAAGCCCACCATGTCGAAGGTCGAGCTGCCGCCTCTGCCGGAAGTCCGGAAGGTCGAACTGCCTCCTAAGCGATCCATCCCAAGCATCCCAAAGGTAGAGCGGGCTCCCATGCCTTCTAAGCCCACCGTACGTCCCTGA